In the genome of Bacteroidales bacterium, one region contains:
- a CDS encoding RNA polymerase sigma factor, translating to MVTIMKHIFINNYHRNSYTKTITNNTEELYSLNDLQNVADTETPESILEVQYINRIIATFSEEHKVLLSMLIARLKYSEIAQVLNLSVGTVKSRIFYMRQKLQILLKDYR from the coding sequence ATGGTTACTATTATGAAACACATATTCATAAACAACTACCACAGAAACTCATATACTAAAACAATAACAAATAATACAGAAGAGCTCTATTCCCTGAATGATTTGCAGAATGTAGCAGATACCGAAACACCCGAGAGCATATTAGAAGTTCAATATATTAATCGCATCATAGCAACATTCTCGGAAGAGCATAAAGTTCTACTTTCGATGCTCATTGCAAGATTAAAATATTCTGAAATTGCACAAGTATTAAATCTCTCTGTTGGAACAGTAAAGAGCAGAATATTTTACATGCGTCAAAAATTACAGATATTGCTCAAAGATTATAGATAG
- a CDS encoding BamA/TamA family outer membrane protein, with the protein MQKIYIKIFTTIILLFSINIQAQELRNDTISCNELTLSLDSLLTQYPDSANIHYSDEEIAKINKILDALSTGVDIESNKKKKKEKKDKNFKFSILGGPGYSPDYGFSIGLATLMTFRTVKSDTSLQRSVIPLNFTMSFGKPLGFTLISKPYIYFKDDKIRLQGLYEYKHTGENYYGVGYSNNHNIERKKDVTGYNADLLQINPVLLFRIKKSASYIGPIADLYFEKIKNPGSYVVSDPFYIKQGGTAEGLTDINVGLGLAYSYDTRDIAANAYKGMLFEARALFYSKYFGGEYNFGSITIDYRQYYKVSKTHRRVLAWNILAKTKIGDTPFSQQAIVGGPFNLRGYYLGQYRDHTAVTAEVEWRHMWDIATDTKFKRLLHRLGYAAWVGCGFMGENIIKYNAVLPNIGGGLRVEVQKRMNFRVDAGYSFADKHALFYFNMTEAF; encoded by the coding sequence ATGCAAAAGATATACATTAAAATATTTACAACAATAATATTGTTGTTCTCAATAAATATTCAGGCGCAAGAGTTGCGTAATGATACAATCTCGTGCAATGAACTTACTCTATCCTTAGACTCCTTACTGACACAATATCCCGATTCGGCAAACATACATTACAGCGATGAGGAGATTGCAAAAATCAACAAGATATTAGATGCCCTATCAACAGGAGTGGATATTGAATCTAATAAAAAAAAGAAGAAAGAGAAAAAAGATAAGAACTTTAAGTTCAGCATATTGGGAGGTCCGGGATACTCGCCCGATTACGGATTTTCAATTGGACTTGCAACACTTATGACCTTTCGCACAGTAAAGAGCGACACTTCACTACAACGAAGTGTAATACCGCTGAACTTTACAATGTCATTTGGCAAACCTCTTGGATTTACTCTTATATCAAAGCCATATATCTATTTTAAAGATGACAAAATAAGGCTACAAGGATTATATGAGTACAAACACACAGGCGAGAACTATTACGGTGTAGGATACTCTAACAATCACAATATAGAACGTAAAAAAGATGTTACAGGATATAATGCCGACCTTCTTCAAATAAATCCCGTACTACTATTCCGGATTAAAAAGAGTGCGAGTTATATAGGTCCAATTGCCGACCTCTATTTTGAGAAGATTAAAAATCCCGGAAGTTATGTAGTATCAGACCCCTTCTATATCAAGCAAGGAGGAACAGCAGAAGGGCTTACAGACATAAACGTAGGACTTGGATTGGCATACTCTTACGACACTCGCGACATCGCAGCCAATGCCTATAAAGGTATGTTATTTGAGGCACGAGCCCTATTTTATAGCAAATACTTTGGCGGAGAATACAATTTTGGATCAATCACAATAGACTACCGACAATATTATAAGGTCTCAAAAACGCACCGCAGAGTATTGGCATGGAACATATTAGCAAAAACAAAGATAGGAGATACACCATTCTCGCAACAAGCAATAGTGGGAGGACCATTTAACCTAAGAGGGTACTATCTTGGTCAATATCGCGACCACACAGCTGTAACTGCCGAAGTTGAGTGGCGACACATGTGGGATATTGCTACCGATACAAAATTTAAACGACTACTACACCGACTTGGATATGCAGCATGGGTTGGTTGCGGATTTATGGGCGAGAATATTATAAAATACAACGCCGTTCTACCTAATATTGGAGGAGGATTAAGAGTCGAAGTACAAAAACGTATGAACTTCAGAGTTGATGCAGGATATAGTTTTGCAGACAAACACGCCCTCTTCTATTTCAATATGACAGAGGCCTTTTAA